In Leifsonia sp. PS1209, the genomic stretch GGCCTCCAACCGGGGGTGTCCCCCTCCTCGCTCACGCGATTCGGGATCTGGGACTGCCAGATTTCGATATTGAGTTATGGGTGGCCGGCGGGAAATGCATCCCACCGGCCGGAACCGCGATTAACCCTGGCGCTGCTTGTGGCGCGGGTTCTCGCAGATGACCATGACCCGGCCGTTACGACGGATGACCTTGCACTTGTCGCAGATCTTCTTGACGGAGGGCTTGACCTTCATATTTCTTTACCTTTGTTCGCTGTCCTCGTACCTCGCCAGGGGCTACCCGGTGGCGAGGCCGTTACTTACAGCAGACCTTTACTTGTAGCGGTAGACGATCCGGCCGCGGGTCAGGTCGTATGGGCTCAGCTCCACGATCACGCGGTCCTCGGGGAGGATGCGGATGTAGTGCTGGCGCATTTTGCCGGAGATGTGGGCAAGGACCTTGTGGCCGTTGGTCAACTCAACGCGGAACATCGCGTTGGGAAGAGCTTCGACTACGGATCCTTCGATCTCGATGACGCCGTCTTTTTTGGCCATAGCCTCACTGTCGCTAAAAGTCGTGGTTTGCTGGTCGTGCGTTGATTGTGGTGACGGCACGCTGAAACGCGCCTAAGACACCAAGGATCAATCTTATGGGATTGTCTGGCGTTTTGCCAATCCTTGTGTATGATCTGCGCACGCTGACCGCGAACAGCCCGGTCGGGGCGGGATTCCCTGCCCGGTCACGCGATCGG encodes the following:
- the rpmJ gene encoding 50S ribosomal protein L36; its protein translation is MKVKPSVKKICDKCKVIRRNGRVMVICENPRHKQRQG
- the infA gene encoding translation initiation factor IF-1; the encoded protein is MAKKDGVIEIEGSVVEALPNAMFRVELTNGHKVLAHISGKMRQHYIRILPEDRVIVELSPYDLTRGRIVYRYK